The Ascaphus truei isolate aAscTru1 unplaced genomic scaffold, aAscTru1.hap1 HAP1_SCAFFOLD_683, whole genome shotgun sequence genome contains a region encoding:
- the LOC142485961 gene encoding uncharacterized protein LOC142485961 has translation MKTYSGKYGNVIQQIIPTGMKSYNCSECEKNFSRKSNLVRHETIHTGVNPYICSECGKSFNRKSALVIHQSIHTGVKLYNCSECGESFNYKSAFVRHKTIHTGGSPYNCSECGKIFSRKSNLVIHQSIHTGVKPYNCSECGKNFSDESYLVTHRRTHIGVRSYNCSECEKSFCQKSHLVKHQTIHTGVKPYNCSECEKNFSKKSDLVKHQRIHTGFRPYNCTECGKSFKDKSNLVIHQRIHTGIKPYNCSECGKDFSDKSHLVTHQRIHTGVRPYNCPECGKNFSEKSHLVTHQIIHTGLRPYNCSECGKSFSRKLYLVTHQRIHTGVRPYICSECGKSVSDKSHLVRHQRIHIGVKPYNCSECGKSFSRKSHLVTHQRIHTRITV, from the coding sequence ATGAAAACCTACAGTGGGAAATACGGCAATGTTATACAGCAAATAATCCCCACAGGGATGaaatcctataactgctctgaatgtgagaaaaaCTTCAGTCGGAAATCAAATCTTGTTAGACACGAAACAATCCACACTGGGGTGAATCCTTATatctgctctgaatgtgggaaaagcttcaatcGGAAATCAGCTCTTGTTATACATCAAAgtatccacacaggggtgaagctttataactgctctgaatgtggggaaAGCTTCAATTACAAATCAGCTTTTGTTAGACACAAAACAATCCACACAGGGGGGAgtccttataactgctctgaatgtgggaaaatcTTCAGTCGGAAATCAAATCTTGTCATACATCAAAgtatccacacaggggtgaagccttataactgctctgaatgtgggaaaaacttCAGTGATGAATCCTATCTTGTTACACATCGAAGAACCCACATAGGGGTGAgatcctataactgctctgaatgtgagaaaagcttctgtcagaaatcgcatcttgttaaacatcaaacaatccacacaggggtgaagccttataactgctctgaatgtgagaaaaaCTTCAGTAAGAAATCGGATCTTGTTAAACATCAAAGAATCCATACAGGGTTTAGACCCTATAACTgcactgaatgtgggaaaagcttcaaagATAAATCAAATCTTGttatacaccaaagaatccacacagggataaagccttataactgctctgaatgtgggaaagaCTTCAGTGATAAATcacatcttgttacacaccaaagaatccacacaggggtgagaccctataattgccctgaatgtgggaaaaacttCAGTGAAAAATcacatcttgttacacaccaaataatccacacagggctgagaccctataactgctcggaatgtgggaaaagcttcagtcggaaATTATATCtagttacacaccaaagaatccacacaggagtGAGACCCTATatctgctctgaatgtgggaaaagcgtCAGTGATAAATCACATCTTGTtagacaccaaagaatccacataGGGGTaaagccttataactgctctgaatgtgggaaaagcttcagtcggaaatcacatcttgttacacaccaaagaatccacacaaggATCACCGTATAA